AGAAAAAAAGACTGCTCACGAGGCCACGGATCATCATCTGCGTTCCCTCAGGCATTACCGAAGTGGAAAAACGCGCTGTTCGCGATTCTGCCGAAGCCGCCGGCGCCCGGGAAGTATACCTGGTCTCGGAACCAATTGCTGCGGCCATCGGCATTAACCTGCCGGTCCACCTCCCCACCGGCAACATGGTAATCGACATCGGCGGCGGAACCACGGAGATCGCTGTTATAGCGCTCTCCGGCATCGTCACCAACAACTCGATCCGGGTGGCCGGCGATGAAATGGACGATGCCATCGTTCAATTCATAAAAAAGAATTATAACCTCATCATCGGCGAACAAACCGCGGAAGAGATCAAGATCGCGATCGGCAACGCGTTCCCGACCGAGGAAGATAAGACCATCGAGGTCCGGGGCCGCGATCTCGTAGTGGGGATCCCCAAGACCATAAAATTCACCAGCCATGAAGTCCGGGAAGCCATCCAGGAACCGCTTTCCATGATCATTGAAGCGATCCGCTTGACCCTGGAACGGACCCCGCCGGAACTGGCGGCCGATATCGTGAACGCGGGCATTTATATGACCGGCGGCAGTTCCATGCTCCGCGGGTTTGACGCGCTGATCAGAGAAGAAACCAACCTGCCGGTCACCGTGGCGGAAGAACCGAACAAGGCGGTCGTGCTGGGCGCGGGCCGGATTCTGGAGGACATGCCTAAATTTGAAAAGGTGATCCTGAGTTTGAAACGAGAGTAGTTATTTGTTACGCAATCAACTCGTACTTTCCATCTGCCTTGCCTTCATAGCGATCATTCTCATGCTGGTCAATGATCAGGCGAGCCTGAATATCTCGGCCGAGCTGTCGCCGTTCCTGCTTTTTCCGCTAAGAACTGCGGGCAGCTATATCCAATTCCTGTCCGTATCCCGCAGTCGCATCAATGACCTCGAGATCCAGATCAGCGAACTGGGCCTGGAAAACACCCGGCTTAGGAAAAAGCTGCAGACCGACAGCGTTGAGCTGGTCCCATCGGCGTACCGTTTCATTACGGCGCACATCATAGGTCGGGATCCGTCGGATTTCAACGGTTTTTTGTATATCGACAAAGGCAAAAAAGACAGCCTTTACGCCAATCAACCGGTGGTCATCGCGGGCCGGCTGGTCGGCAAGATCAAACAAGTCGGCGGCAACTACAGCATCATCGAGACGATCGAAAATAGGAATATTGCGATCAGCGCATTTGACGGACGGTCCGGTATCAACGGCATCGTCAGATACCACGACGGGCTGAGCCTTGATTACGTGAAGATCAGCGATGACATAACTGCGGGAGACTCGATATACACGTCGGGGATGAGCGAGACCTTTCCCCCCGGGATACTGATTGGGAGCGTGGCGAGCACATATGAAACCGGCAACCTTCTTTTCAAAAGTGTGGAATTGACGCCCGGCATCCAGATCAACCGGCTATACTACGTCCACATCCTGGTCCAGTCAGAAAGTACAAGCATGCCGGATCAGGTCATCATTGATATCAGACCAACCAGAGCTCCCGAGCCGAACTCGAACCCATGAGATATATCGCTTATATCGCGCTACTGTACCTGTTCTTGCCGTTAAACCACCTGCTTGACCTGGTAACGGTCATGCTTTTTTTCATCATCTTCAACGAAAATGATTGGTTCGCCATTCTATTTTCATTCTTTGCCGGCCTGCTCATCGACCTTTACAATCCGACATTCCTCGGTCTCAATGCGCTCACCTATACCATTCTGGCGCAGGTCCTCCTGTATGTCAAACGATTCGTGGCCCGGGATCTGATCACGGTCCTCCTTGCTTTTGCCGTATTTTTCCTGCTGAAGGTGATCCTGGTCACGGTCGTTACCGGAAGTAAGATCACGCCGGCTCCGCTGATCCTCACGGTTGCAGCCTGCGTGCCTTTGTATCTTACGGCGAATAAACTCGTGTTTCGCACATGGCTGAGGCACTGAAAAGGTTCCGGCTGGTCAGATTTGCGCTTTTCTTTTTTTTTGGACTGATCCTCGTTTTCAGCATCCGCCTTCAGGTCATCGATGGTAGAAAATATTACCGGCTGTCAGAAGAAAACCGCATAAAGAAAAAGTTCGTGCCGGCGCCGCGCGGTATTATCTATGACCGCGAGGGCCGCGTGATCGCCAATTCACGACCGGGTTTTTATGTATCGGTCATACCGGCGCTGGTGGATGACCAATCGCTGAGCGCACTCGCTCGGATCCTGAAAATCGAGCTGACGGCGATTAAGGACAAGATGGCAATGGAAAAAAATCCCTATATTTCGGTCAAGATCGCACATGACATCGAGTTTGGACAGCTTTCGATCATTGAAGAGTTACACGAAAACCTGACTGGCGTAGAGGTCGGGGTTGAACCAGTGCGCAACTACCCGTATAAGGCCGCGCTCGCGCATCTGATCGGGTATGTCGGCGAAGCCACTTCAAAAGAATTGAGATCGACGGACGATTACATCATCGGTGATTACATCGGCCGCATGGGCATTGAAGCGCAGTATGAAAGTAAACTTAAAGGCACCAATGGCATTGAATATATTGAGGTCGACGCCCGAGGCCGGGAGGTCGGCGATGTGCTTGACAAACGGCCAGTCCCGGTCATTCCCGGGAACGATCTTTATACCACGATCGACCTGGCGCTTACCGAGTCCACCGCCACTTACCTGAGCGATTATGAGCGCGCGGCCGCAGTAGTCATCGTCCCATCGACGGGCGAAGTGCTGGTATTGTATTCCAAACCGGGATTCGATCCAAACGGCTTCATCCATGGCTTGCGATACGATGAATGGCAGTTGTTGTATAACTCCCCGGACGCGTGCATGTACAACCGCGCGATCATGAGCTGCTACCCGCCCGGTTCCACGTTCAAGCCTTTTGTCGCCCTGTCGGCGCTCGATGCCGGCATGGTGACAGAAAACCGGTACTTCGAATCTTGTGCCGGTTCATACCGGCTGGGGAACCGAAGGTTCGGCTGCTGGAAAAAACATGGCCGCCTGCCCCTGGTAGACGCCATCATCCAGTCGTGCGATGTTTATTTTTACCAGCTGGGCAGGTTCACGGGCGTGGACACGATCGCTTCCCGGTCGGCAGCCGCCGGTTTCGGAAAAAAGACCGGCATCGATCTGCCCCAGGAGAAAGCCGGGATCATGCCGGACCGCGCGTGGTTTGTTTCGCGCTATACGAAATACTGGACCGAAGGTCACGTGCTGAATCTGAGTATCGGGCAGGGTGACCTCCTTGTCACACCCTTACAATTGGCCTGTTCTTATCTGGTCTTTGCCAATGACGGCACGATACCGATACCGCATCTTGTTCTGGGGGCAAAATCGATGTTTCGCAAGACCGGTTTATCCCGCGAGGCCATAGAGGTGGTGAAAAAAGGATTGTTCGGCGTCGTAGCCGCAGGCACCGGTGTCCTGGCCCGCGTCGAAAATATCGAGGTGGGAGGGAAAACCGGAACCGCCGAGAATCCACACGGGGACGACCATTCACTGTTTGTCGGTTATGCTCCGGTCGAGCATCCCGATATTCTGGTCTGCATAGTCGTCGAGAATGCCGGACACGGCGGCAGCGTCGCAGCGCCGATCGCCGGACGGATCATGAAAGTATATTTCGCTAACAAGGACAGCGTTCATGGGTCGAACTGACACGCGGATCATATTCGCCGCCGTCATCCTGTCGATCATTGGACTGGTCATGATCTTCTCGACCGGCGGTCTCAACGCGCTGCTCAAGCAGAGTATCTGGCTGGGCATATCGCTGGCAGTCTGCATTGCCTTCGCGCGGATCTCGCCCCGCTTCTGGATCGCCCTGTCACCGTACGTCTATTTCGTGGTTGTGGTTCTGCTGCTGCTAATATTCTTTGCTTCCAGTGGTTATCCCCGGCGCTGGTTCCATTTGGGAGAAATATCGATACAGCCGTCGGAGTTCGCGAAGCTGGGCACTATTATCTTCCTCGCGGCATATCTGGCAAGGCAGAAAAAATTCGAAAAGTTCACTCATATGCTCATACCACTGGTCATCATCAGCCTGCCGGCGGCACTGGTTTTCGTCGAACCGGATCTGGGCGCAGCCCAGATATTCTTCCCCATTTTAGTGGTCATGTTTTTCTGGGCGGGGATGCCTGGCGCCAAGATCTTCATTTTCTTCTCGCCCTTGCTGTCGGCCATCGCCAGCTTTTCCATCTACCTATGGGTCGTCTACATCGCCGGCTTCGTAGTGTTTTTAGCGCTGAGGAAAAAACTGAGTGACCTGGTGTACGGCCTGATCACCAATCCTCTTGCCGGCCTCATGATGCCCGTCATATGGAACTCTCTGAAGGTATACCAGCAGAAAAGGATCATCTCTTTTCTCGCGCCCTGGCTCGATCCGCGCGGCATGTCATGGCAGGTGATCCAGTCCAAGATCGCGATCGGTTCAGGACGCATCCTGGGCAAAGGATTCCTGGCGGGCACGCAGAAAAAATTCGAATTCCTGCCGGAACGGCACACGGATTTCATATTCAGCTGCATCGGCGAGGAATTCGGCCTGATCGGCATCATCGTGGTACTCGCGCTATACACTTTCATGCTGTACCGGATCCTGGATCTCGCCCAGGAGGCGAGAAACAGATTCGCGAGCATATTCACCATCGGCGTTTTCACGTGGTTCGCTTACCAGACCGTCATCAATACCGGCATGACCATGGGGCTCCTGCCCATCACCGGCGTACCCCTGCCGTTCATCAGTTACGGAGGGTCCTCGCTCCTGGCGTGTTTCCTGGCGGTCGGCATGCTGCTCTCCATATCTCGCACCAGACTGGAGTATTAGGATTCGGTTCCGCTGCCCACCCATTGACGAACCACCATTTACGGATATAATGCTTCCACGTCTATACCATTCGTTTTATTCGTATTCTTTCATTCGGTTAATTCGTAATGAAAAGGAGTTTAAATGAAAATTAAGGTCGTCAATAAATCCATTCTTGATTTTGACGGGGATCTAGTGATCGTGAATCTTTTTGAAGGCGTGAAA
This window of the bacterium genome carries:
- a CDS encoding rod shape-determining protein encodes the protein MSDIAIDLGTCTTLIYINDRGIVLNEPTVVAIDTRSKKYLAVGDEAKKMLGKTPENIKAIRPMKDGVIADFEMVELLLRVFIEKVQKKRLLTRPRIIICVPSGITEVEKRAVRDSAEAAGAREVYLVSEPIAAAIGINLPVHLPTGNMVIDIGGGTTEIAVIALSGIVTNNSIRVAGDEMDDAIVQFIKKNYNLIIGEQTAEEIKIAIGNAFPTEEDKTIEVRGRDLVVGIPKTIKFTSHEVREAIQEPLSMIIEAIRLTLERTPPELAADIVNAGIYMTGGSSMLRGFDALIREETNLPVTVAEEPNKAVVLGAGRILEDMPKFEKVILSLKRE
- the mreC gene encoding rod shape-determining protein MreC — translated: MLRNQLVLSICLAFIAIILMLVNDQASLNISAELSPFLLFPLRTAGSYIQFLSVSRSRINDLEIQISELGLENTRLRKKLQTDSVELVPSAYRFITAHIIGRDPSDFNGFLYIDKGKKDSLYANQPVVIAGRLVGKIKQVGGNYSIIETIENRNIAISAFDGRSGINGIVRYHDGLSLDYVKISDDITAGDSIYTSGMSETFPPGILIGSVASTYETGNLLFKSVELTPGIQINRLYYVHILVQSESTSMPDQVIIDIRPTRAPEPNSNP
- the mreD gene encoding rod shape-determining protein MreD, which encodes MRYIAYIALLYLFLPLNHLLDLVTVMLFFIIFNENDWFAILFSFFAGLLIDLYNPTFLGLNALTYTILAQVLLYVKRFVARDLITVLLAFAVFFLLKVILVTVVTGSKITPAPLILTVAACVPLYLTANKLVFRTWLRH
- the mrdA gene encoding penicillin-binding protein 2, which encodes MAEALKRFRLVRFALFFFFGLILVFSIRLQVIDGRKYYRLSEENRIKKKFVPAPRGIIYDREGRVIANSRPGFYVSVIPALVDDQSLSALARILKIELTAIKDKMAMEKNPYISVKIAHDIEFGQLSIIEELHENLTGVEVGVEPVRNYPYKAALAHLIGYVGEATSKELRSTDDYIIGDYIGRMGIEAQYESKLKGTNGIEYIEVDARGREVGDVLDKRPVPVIPGNDLYTTIDLALTESTATYLSDYERAAAVVIVPSTGEVLVLYSKPGFDPNGFIHGLRYDEWQLLYNSPDACMYNRAIMSCYPPGSTFKPFVALSALDAGMVTENRYFESCAGSYRLGNRRFGCWKKHGRLPLVDAIIQSCDVYFYQLGRFTGVDTIASRSAAAGFGKKTGIDLPQEKAGIMPDRAWFVSRYTKYWTEGHVLNLSIGQGDLLVTPLQLACSYLVFANDGTIPIPHLVLGAKSMFRKTGLSREAIEVVKKGLFGVVAAGTGVLARVENIEVGGKTGTAENPHGDDHSLFVGYAPVEHPDILVCIVVENAGHGGSVAAPIAGRIMKVYFANKDSVHGSN
- the rodA gene encoding rod shape-determining protein RodA: MGRTDTRIIFAAVILSIIGLVMIFSTGGLNALLKQSIWLGISLAVCIAFARISPRFWIALSPYVYFVVVVLLLLIFFASSGYPRRWFHLGEISIQPSEFAKLGTIIFLAAYLARQKKFEKFTHMLIPLVIISLPAALVFVEPDLGAAQIFFPILVVMFFWAGMPGAKIFIFFSPLLSAIASFSIYLWVVYIAGFVVFLALRKKLSDLVYGLITNPLAGLMMPVIWNSLKVYQQKRIISFLAPWLDPRGMSWQVIQSKIAIGSGRILGKGFLAGTQKKFEFLPERHTDFIFSCIGEEFGLIGIIVVLALYTFMLYRILDLAQEARNRFASIFTIGVFTWFAYQTVINTGMTMGLLPITGVPLPFISYGGSSLLACFLAVGMLLSISRTRLEY